CGCTGGGTGATGCTGGCTACTGGCCGCTTCTGCGTGCCATCTCCATGTACAAGAACATTGTCGAGTGGGGTGGCTGGGACCGCATTCCAAAGACCGGCGGTAAGCTTGAAGAGGGCATTGTGGATGAGCTGCGTGTGCCGCTGCTTCGCAAGCGCCTTATTGCAACGGGCGACCTTACCGGTGCCGGTGGCAACCCAACTGTGTTCGATGCGGACGTCACGCGGGCCGTGCAGCGCTTTCAGTCACGCAACGGCCTTCTGCCGGACGGTGTCATCGGTCGCCGCACACTCGAAGCGCTCAACATGTCTGCGAAGGCACGTCTTGCGTTGCTTGAACGCAATCTCAAGCGCATCAACAAACTCTCCACCACACTTGGCGATCGCTACATCTTCGTGAACATCGCGGGCCAGAAACTCGAAGCTGTTTCAAACGGTCGGGTTGAACGTCGCCACCGTGTGGTGATTGGCAAGGTCGATCGTCAGACCCCGGAATATACGTCCAAGATTACGTTCCTTGCCTTCAACCCCTATTGGCACGTGCCGCAGTCGATTGCCCGCAAGGACATTCTGCCTCAGGTCCGTCGTGATCCGAGCTACCTCAAGCGGCTGAACATGCGCGTCTATCGCGGGTATGGCGGGCGTGAAGTCAATCCATACAATGTCAACTGGAACCAGGTGAACGAAAGCACGTTCCTGTTCCGTCAGGACCCGGGTCCGCGTAACTCCCTGGGC
The Pyruvatibacter sp. HU-CL02332 genome window above contains:
- a CDS encoding L,D-transpeptidase family protein — protein: MARTLIKSVLFAATVMALGALAAVAANAEPARSYDIFGDSPAAAPTAPSKDYSDRSSPSSSFVDDPWAVDWIDPWDAPRRIEDFENAKAPMSDAPTLGDAGYWPLLRAISMYKNIVEWGGWDRIPKTGGKLEEGIVDELRVPLLRKRLIATGDLTGAGGNPTVFDADVTRAVQRFQSRNGLLPDGVIGRRTLEALNMSAKARLALLERNLKRINKLSTTLGDRYIFVNIAGQKLEAVSNGRVERRHRVVIGKVDRQTPEYTSKITFLAFNPYWHVPQSIARKDILPQVRRDPSYLKRLNMRVYRGYGGREVNPYNVNWNQVNESTFLFRQDPGPRNSLGTVKIHFPNPHAVYLHDTPSKSLFGRNVRANSSGCVRVEHVHDLSTWILKEQGWDRKRVDELVASGARKDVRLKKTVPVYMLYLTAWVDEHGVVNFRDDIYGRDGRHASL